The genomic window TGAGTTGTTGCTGATGCGGCGAGATTTCATTTTTCCAATTATCAATGGAGGACTTCACATCGGATGCAAATGTGGTGATTGCTTCTTTTCCTTCTTTTGAAGCATATGTTGCTGCATCCTTTAATTCAGCCAGATTCTTTTTTAGTACTGAAAACTGATTCAGCAAAAGATCTTTCTTTTCCTTCAAATTTTGTCTTGTTTCCTTTCCTGAAGCAGGTGCAGTCAACAGAGCGCCGATACCTGCAGAAACCCCTCCAACCAAAATGCCAAGGAGCAAAGATTTTAATTTCATAGTAAACACCTCATTATATTGGCTAATAGCTAAATTCTTTATAACTTAAAACCCTACATTAGTAAATTCGAAAAGGTTTTTTTAATTCCTTCATGATGTTTTATCTCGATTAAACGAAATTAAACAAATAGGATTTACATAGCCATTTAAAGACTGGCATAGATATTAATTATGAATGTTGTCTCATCATCCGACTGTGTGAAAGGAGTGGGAACATGGGTGGGATCATTTTCTGCTTTTTTGTTCTTAGTGCTGTTCTGTTATATGGTACGATCCATTATCTTATTGCAACTAAAAAGCCGGGTGTATATCCTCCAAAACATGTATTAAAGAAAAGGGCAGGTACTCTTGCTGCAGGAGGAATAGCCGTTTTAATTCTAGGCATTTTGCTTCTTTCTTTTCGATAAAGAGCTGTTTATGTATTGATACCTAACAAAAAAGAACCCTTTGAGGGTTCTTTTCATATCAGGCTTTACCTCTCCATGAATGAGGTCAAAAGACATATCATAATAGGATATGCTAATATCAACTGCTAATTGTCTTGGTTTGATGAGTAATTTTTGTTCTTTTCACAATTCCATTTGCCACCGGATAAAGAATAACCATCACAATCGTATTGACCGCTGACGCTGGCAATACAACCGTTCCAAATAATGCGGCAAATGGTCCGGGAAGACCTACAATCAAATATGCTGATCCTAAAAAGACGATTCCTGAAATGATCGTGCCAACAGCAGTTAAGACTGCAACACTAAAAATCGACGATCTGAAATTTTTTAGTGCAAGAAATAACCCATAGAAAATAAACGAAGTTACCAGTTTATCAATAATGTTTGGGAACAAGCCTGCAGGGAATGTAGTAGTTAAACCTGAAATTAGTCCGGTAACTAAACCTAATAAGAGGACGTTCTTTTTTTCAGGAAACAGGATGATTCCCAAAAACATCATAGTTAACATCATATCCGGTTTCATCCCCAGGAAAAATCCGGGCACAACCGCGTGCAAAACGGCACCAATTCCTACTAATAAGGACAAGGCTACAAGACTTCTTGTATTCATTTCTCAACTCTCCTCTGCTCATCTAAAAGTATCTTTTCCTGCAGTGCTCTATATGCCTGCAGCGAAAAGGTTTTAATAATTATACCATACATGACCTGCGTAAAAAAGCACAAATTTTTTGTTAATATTGTTTTTGGAAGCTTTTCATAAAATCAGCCAGTTTTGCAACATGATCAAGCGGGACTGCATTATAGATGGAAGCCCTGCATCCGCCGATTGAACGGTGGCCTTTTAAGCCGATAAAACCTTTTTCCTTAGCTTGTGCCAGGAAGCTCGCAGTGACTTCATCTGATTTAAGTCGAAATGTAACATTCATTTGTGAACGGCTTTCGGGATCTGCATGGCCTAAATAAAAACCGTCGCTGTTATCAATGACGTCATACAATATTTTTGCCTTTTGTTCATTCAGTTCCGAAATTTTTTCTACTCCACCAATTGATTCCAGCCATTCAAGCACTAACTTGAATAAGTAAATGGCAAGAGTTGGAGGGGTGTTATAAAGTGAATCATTTTCCGCATGGGTTCGGTAATTTAACATAACAGGAAGCTCGTCCTTGGCGCGGGACAACAATTCCTTTTTAATAATGACAACGGTTAATCCTGAAGGCCCCAGATTCTTTTGTGCTCCGGCATAGATTAAGCCAAAATCTTGAACGTTTATCGGCTTGCTCAATATATCACTTGACATATCGGCAACAAGAGGGGCACCCAAGTTTTTTGGGAATGTATGCCATTGCGTGCCATGTATTGTTTCGTTGCTTGTGATATGAACATAAGCGGCATCACTTTGCACTTGTACACCGGATATATCGGGGATTGCTTTATAATTGTTTTCTTTTCCTGAAGCAAGGATTGAAGTTTGCCCTATTTTTTTTGCTTCTTTTAATGCTTTTTCAGACCAGGAACCGGTAAGCACATAGTATCCCGTTTTTCCCGGTTGAAGCAGGTTCATCGGCACCATCGAAAATTGCAGACTGGCCCCGCCCTGAAGCAAGAGAACTTCATAATCATCCGGTATTTGCATAAGTTTCCGGAGAAGAGAAACAGCTCCAAAGTGAACTTCTTCATAATCTTTGCTGCGATGACTTAATTCCATTAAAGACATGCCCGTATCATTAAAATTGAACCATTCATTCGCTGCTTTTTGCAATACAGCCTCTGGGAGCGCAGCAGGCCCAGCATTAAAGTTAAACGCGCGATTCATGAATGTACCCTCCGTATCAAATCAATTTGGAAATGCTATGATGGACTAAAGAAAAAAGATATTTCTATCCTATCAAAAATTTCGAAAAATAACAGAAGGGAAATTGAATTTTTTTAGAAAAAAAAGCCCCTGTTTTTTATACAGGAGCGTGATTACATTACAAATGTTTGCTGATATTTTCCGCTATTTTCTTCAGATCTTCAGGTGTGTATTCACTTGTATTGGTTTTCCAGACAGCACCGAATCCATCGCCTTTTCCGTAGCGGGGAATGATGTGAATATGGTAATGAAATACGGTTTGGCCGGCTGCTTCGCCATTATTATTAACTAAATTCATACCGGCAGGGTTAACTGTTTTTTTTATTGCATTTGCAATTTCCGGAACAACTTCAAACAAGTTTCGTGCAATTTCCGGAGTAAGTTCATAAACGTTTTCTTTATGTATTTTTGGTATCACAAGTGTGTGACCTTCTGTCACCTGGCTAATGTCAAGAAATGCAAGGACATGTTCATTTTCATAAACTTTCGCGGATGGAATTTCTCCATTGACGATTTTGCAAAAAATACAATCGCTCATATACAACATCCTTCCAATGCGTTTTATCCATATAGGCTTGGAATGCTTGCCTTTTCTTGGTATTTTATCATAATTTTAAAGATAAAGAAATAAGGCAGGATTCGTGTGGAATCCTGCCGTTGTGAAGGAGAAACGCTTCATTTTATACGCTCACTAAGTTAGCCTGCGATAAACACCTCATTTACAAATGATTAGTGTCTACTTCGATTTTTTCGTTCAAGGTGACCATCCCCTATTTTCTTTATATGTTTCACAACGTATAAAGCGGTTGACGATCTTTAACAAACACCTCATTCCGATAATGTGGTGCCGCATAGCGGGTTTTGAACGATTATGGTTAATCAGTACTTATTGTTCATCATAACCATCTTTTAATTAGGAACGAATTGAAGCATTTATTGAATGATATTGTCTTTAACAGACACCTCATTTCAAGGTATGATGAAATTCATCATCAAACAATTGGTGTTTCCCCTTCGATAATTAGAATGTCCAGATAAAAAAGGAATATGCATAAATTTTTTCGTGAACATTTTTTCGTTGCTACTTATTTTATAAACCATTTTGCTAAAATAGAAATAAGAAAATTGGGAGGCGTTTATATGGCTTTGTTAGAAATAAGGAATGTAACAGGCGGATATACGAAAAATCCTGTATTAAAAGATGTTTCATTCGATGTTCATTCAGGCGAAATCGTTGGCCTTATCGGCCTTAACGGTGCTGGAAAAAGCACGACAATCAAACACGTGATCGGCCTGATGGAACCTCACAGCGGACAAATTACGATCAATGGCCTTGCATTTGAGCACGATAAAGAAACATACCGAAAACAGTTTGCCTTTGTACCGGAAACGCCGATTTTATATGATGAGCTGACACTTGAAGAGCATTTGAAAATAACCGCCATGGCTTACGGAATAGATGAACATACATACAAAACAAGAATTGACGCTTTATTAGAAGAATTTCGCATGAAAAAAAGGCTGAAATGGTTTCCGGCTCATTTTTCGAAAGGGATGAAGCAAAAAGTAATGATCATGTGTGCTTTTTTAGTACAGCCTTCTTTATATATTGTAGATGAGCCGTTTGTCGGACTTGATCCGCTTGGAATTCAATCGCTTTTAGATTTAATGAAAAAGATGAAAGAAAGCGGTGCGGGTATTTTGATGTCCACTCATATTTTGGCTACCGCGGAAAGATATTGCGACCGATTTGTTATTTTGCATGAAGGCAAGATAAGGGCAAAAGGTACGCTTGAGGAACTTCGCGATCAATTTTCAATGCCTGAAGCAACTTTGGATGACTTATATATTCAATTGACAAAGGAAGAAGACTATGTTTAATGCAGAAAAGCTTTGGAAAGAAAGAGCTGTTCGGACAAGCAAAGAGTTAAGCCGATATCTTCGCTATATTTTTAACGGCCATCTTGTCATTGTTTTTCTTTTTCTTCTTGGAACGGCAGCTTATTATTATCAGGAATGGATCAAAACGTTAACGCCTGACTTCCCGGCAGCTTTTATGATGGCTGTTATTATTGGCATTTTTTTAACGTATAGTCCTATTTATACTTTTTTGCTGGAAGCGGACGGAATTTTCCTTCTCCCTCTTGAGAATAAGCTATCCGGGTACTTTAAGCGTTCTATTATCGTAAGTTTTATTGTCCAGACTTATCTTCTAATTATCGTTTTGGCTGTTTTTATGCCGATGTATGTTCAAGTAAATAACGACCAGTT from Bacillus methanolicus includes these protein-coding regions:
- a CDS encoding YtxH domain-containing protein — encoded protein: MKLKSLLLGILVGGVSAGIGALLTAPASGKETRQNLKEKKDLLLNQFSVLKKNLAELKDAATYASKEGKEAITTFASDVKSSIDNWKNEISPHQQQLKKEIQDIEKKLNGLEQTLNANL
- a CDS encoding tryptophan transporter: MNTRSLVALSLLVGIGAVLHAVVPGFFLGMKPDMMLTMMFLGIILFPEKKNVLLLGLVTGLISGLTTTFPAGLFPNIIDKLVTSFIFYGLFLALKNFRSSIFSVAVLTAVGTIISGIVFLGSAYLIVGLPGPFAALFGTVVLPASAVNTIVMVILYPVANGIVKRTKITHQTKTISS
- the serC gene encoding phosphoserine transaminase, whose product is MNRAFNFNAGPAALPEAVLQKAANEWFNFNDTGMSLMELSHRSKDYEEVHFGAVSLLRKLMQIPDDYEVLLLQGGASLQFSMVPMNLLQPGKTGYYVLTGSWSEKALKEAKKIGQTSILASGKENNYKAIPDISGVQVQSDAAYVHITSNETIHGTQWHTFPKNLGAPLVADMSSDILSKPINVQDFGLIYAGAQKNLGPSGLTVVIIKKELLSRAKDELPVMLNYRTHAENDSLYNTPPTLAIYLFKLVLEWLESIGGVEKISELNEQKAKILYDVIDNSDGFYLGHADPESRSQMNVTFRLKSDEVTASFLAQAKEKGFIGLKGHRSIGGCRASIYNAVPLDHVAKLADFMKSFQKQY
- a CDS encoding HIT family protein; translation: MSDCIFCKIVNGEIPSAKVYENEHVLAFLDISQVTEGHTLVIPKIHKENVYELTPEIARNLFEVVPEIANAIKKTVNPAGMNLVNNNGEAAGQTVFHYHIHIIPRYGKGDGFGAVWKTNTSEYTPEDLKKIAENISKHL
- a CDS encoding ABC transporter ATP-binding protein — its product is MALLEIRNVTGGYTKNPVLKDVSFDVHSGEIVGLIGLNGAGKSTTIKHVIGLMEPHSGQITINGLAFEHDKETYRKQFAFVPETPILYDELTLEEHLKITAMAYGIDEHTYKTRIDALLEEFRMKKRLKWFPAHFSKGMKQKVMIMCAFLVQPSLYIVDEPFVGLDPLGIQSLLDLMKKMKESGAGILMSTHILATAERYCDRFVILHEGKIRAKGTLEELRDQFSMPEATLDDLYIQLTKEEDYV